In a genomic window of Demequina muriae:
- the metG gene encoding methionine--tRNA ligase: MSHILSAVAWPYANGPRHIGHVAGFGVPSDVFSRYMRMAGEDVLMVSGTDEHGTPILVQAEGEGVSALELADRYNRVIVEDLVSLGLSYDLFTRTTTGNHYKVAQAMFKAVHSNGYMIEQTTRGAISPSTGRTLPDRYIEGTCPICGYDGARGDQCDSCGNQLDPVDLKNPVSRINGETPQFVETEHFFLDLPAVSEQLSEWLGARSGWRPNVLNFSKNLLADVRPRAMTRDIDWGIPVPLEGWEGNPNKRLYVWFDAVIGYLSASIEWARREGEPDAWRQWWNDPEALSYYFMGKDNITFHSQIWPGELLAANGRGAKGGSLSEFGDLQLPTEVVSSEFLTMESNKFSSSRGHVIYVRDMLSRYQPDALRYFIAIAGPETSDADFTWAEFKRRTNDELVAGWGNLVNRTASLLNKNVGSIPALDDLQDIDRAALAASEAAFAPIGELVRHHRQRQAVSEAMRVVGDANKYLADTAPWKLKTEDPARMKTVLGVAAQLVSDANTMLAPFLPHSAQKVHEALGGEGVFAPMPQINEVDDLDLPDRHYPVIQGDYSAQQGTWGRRIVQAGTAIPAPSPIFTKLDDDIVEAELERMRSGEA, encoded by the coding sequence ATGTCTCACATCCTCTCTGCAGTCGCATGGCCGTATGCCAACGGTCCGCGCCACATCGGCCACGTGGCCGGATTCGGCGTGCCCTCCGATGTGTTCAGCCGGTACATGCGCATGGCAGGCGAGGACGTGCTGATGGTGTCGGGCACCGACGAGCACGGCACCCCCATCCTGGTGCAGGCCGAGGGCGAGGGCGTGAGCGCGCTGGAGCTCGCCGACCGCTACAACCGGGTGATCGTCGAGGACCTGGTGTCGCTGGGGCTCAGCTACGACCTGTTCACCCGCACCACGACGGGCAACCACTACAAGGTCGCGCAGGCGATGTTCAAGGCCGTCCACTCGAACGGCTACATGATCGAGCAGACCACGCGCGGCGCCATCTCGCCGTCCACCGGCCGCACCCTGCCCGACCGCTACATCGAGGGCACCTGCCCCATCTGCGGCTACGACGGCGCGCGCGGCGACCAGTGCGACAGCTGCGGCAACCAGCTCGACCCCGTCGACCTCAAGAACCCCGTGAGCCGCATCAACGGCGAGACCCCTCAGTTCGTCGAGACCGAGCACTTCTTCCTCGACCTGCCGGCCGTCTCCGAGCAGCTCTCCGAGTGGCTGGGGGCTCGCAGCGGCTGGCGTCCCAACGTGCTCAACTTCTCCAAGAACCTGCTCGCCGACGTGCGCCCGCGAGCCATGACGCGGGACATCGACTGGGGCATCCCCGTGCCGCTCGAGGGCTGGGAGGGCAACCCCAACAAGCGCCTGTACGTGTGGTTCGACGCCGTGATCGGCTATCTCAGCGCGTCCATCGAGTGGGCGCGCCGCGAAGGCGAGCCCGACGCCTGGCGCCAGTGGTGGAACGACCCCGAGGCGCTGTCGTACTACTTCATGGGCAAGGACAACATCACCTTCCACTCGCAGATCTGGCCCGGCGAGCTGCTCGCCGCGAACGGACGCGGGGCCAAGGGCGGTTCGCTCTCCGAGTTCGGCGACCTGCAGCTGCCCACCGAGGTGGTGTCGAGCGAGTTCCTCACCATGGAGTCGAACAAGTTCTCGTCCTCGCGCGGCCACGTCATCTACGTGCGGGACATGCTGTCGCGGTACCAGCCCGATGCGCTGCGCTACTTCATCGCGATCGCCGGACCGGAAACGTCGGACGCGGACTTCACGTGGGCCGAGTTCAAGCGCCGCACGAACGACGAGCTGGTGGCCGGCTGGGGCAACCTCGTCAACCGCACCGCGTCGCTGCTCAACAAGAACGTGGGCTCGATCCCCGCGCTCGACGATCTGCAGGACATCGACCGCGCCGCGCTCGCAGCCTCCGAGGCCGCCTTCGCGCCGATCGGCGAGCTGGTCCGTCACCACCGCCAGCGCCAGGCCGTGTCCGAGGCCATGCGCGTGGTGGGGGACGCCAACAAGTACCTTGCGGACACCGCGCCGTGGAAGCTCAAGACGGAGGACCCCGCGCGCATGAAGACCGTGCTGGGCGTCGCCGCTCAGCTGGTGTCCGACGCGAACACCATGCTCGCGCCGTTCCTGCCGCACTCCGCTCAGAAGGTTCACGAGGCCCTCGGCGGCGAGGGCGTGTTCGCGCCCATGCCGCAGATCAACGAGGTCGACGACCTGGACCTGCCCGACCGTCACTACCCGGTGATCCAGGGCGACTACTCGGCGCAGCAGGGCACGTGGGGCCGACGCATCGTCCAGGCGGGGACCGCGATCCCCGCGCCGTCGCCCATCTTCACCAAGCTGGATGACGACATCGTCGAGGCGGAGCTGGAGCGCATGCGCTCCGGCGAGGCGTGA
- a CDS encoding M15 family metallopeptidase: MSLASADVRDAAMSALGVSAAETSPSPGDVSEAAARASAAIDPITAPSQAQDVPTPRVSVSPGLDMDLHSLDDPASPWVVVNKSRAIDPLTWAPPELDSDGGAPMVPEASAALGEMRAAAADAGVPLAVGTGYRAHGFQEYLYGDYVARWGRDRADRFSARPGYSEHQTGWAVDVYGSAACRLKACFADEPAGEWVAAHGHEYGFIERYPQATEDVTGYKHEPWHLRYVGVELATEMREREIATMEEFFSLDPAPEYG; this comes from the coding sequence GTGAGCCTCGCCTCCGCAGACGTGAGAGACGCGGCGATGTCCGCCCTGGGCGTCAGCGCCGCCGAGACCAGCCCTAGCCCCGGCGACGTCTCTGAGGCCGCCGCCCGCGCATCGGCCGCCATCGACCCCATCACGGCGCCTTCCCAGGCCCAGGACGTCCCCACGCCGCGCGTCTCGGTGTCGCCCGGCCTCGACATGGACCTGCATTCCCTCGACGACCCCGCGTCCCCGTGGGTCGTGGTGAACAAGTCGCGCGCCATCGATCCCCTGACATGGGCGCCACCCGAGCTGGACTCCGACGGCGGCGCGCCCATGGTTCCCGAGGCGTCGGCGGCACTCGGCGAGATGAGAGCGGCGGCGGCCGATGCGGGCGTCCCTCTGGCGGTCGGCACGGGCTACCGCGCCCACGGCTTCCAGGAGTACCTCTACGGCGACTACGTGGCGCGATGGGGACGCGACCGCGCCGATCGATTCTCGGCCAGGCCCGGCTACTCCGAGCATCAGACCGGGTGGGCCGTCGATGTCTACGGCAGCGCGGCATGCCGGTTGAAGGCCTGCTTCGCCGACGAGCCCGCGGGCGAATGGGTGGCGGCCCATGGCCACGAGTACGGATTCATCGAGCGGTACCCGCAAGCCACCGAGGACGTCACCGGATACAAGCACGAACCGTGGCACCTGCGGTACGTGGGAGTCGAGCTCGCCACCGAGATGCGCGAGCGCGAGATCGCGACCATGGAGGAGTTCTTCTCTCTCGACCCGGCGCCCGAGTACGGGTAG
- the rsmI gene encoding 16S rRNA (cytidine(1402)-2'-O)-methyltransferase codes for MTGRIVLAATPIGNSEDASSRLRDALAHADLIAAEDTRRLRDLARRLGVGLTAELVAVHDHNEADRAAMLVQRAREGAAVLVVSDAGMPTVSDPGFRVVEAAAAAGVEVTVLPGPSAVLTALALSGLPTDRFCFEGFLPRKAGERSRSLAALATEPRTMIFFEAPHRLEETLAAMAQQWGDERPAAVSRELTKTYEETRRGSLAELVAWASADAPRGEIVITVAGRPARAASMDELVAEALVRVAAGERAKDAVADLASTGGVPRRELYAAVLAARAEDARGT; via the coding sequence ATGACTGGACGGATCGTGCTCGCGGCGACGCCCATCGGCAATTCCGAGGACGCCTCGTCACGACTGCGCGACGCTCTCGCCCACGCGGACCTGATCGCGGCCGAGGACACCAGGCGCCTGCGCGACCTGGCCCGCCGGCTCGGCGTCGGGCTGACCGCGGAGCTCGTCGCGGTGCACGATCACAACGAGGCGGACCGCGCGGCGATGCTGGTCCAGCGTGCGCGCGAGGGCGCGGCGGTGCTGGTGGTGTCCGATGCGGGCATGCCCACGGTGTCCGACCCCGGTTTCAGAGTGGTCGAGGCCGCGGCGGCCGCCGGCGTCGAGGTGACGGTGCTGCCCGGTCCGAGCGCGGTGCTCACAGCCCTCGCGCTGTCCGGGCTTCCCACCGACCGCTTCTGCTTCGAGGGCTTCCTGCCCCGCAAGGCAGGGGAGCGCTCGCGGTCGCTGGCGGCGCTCGCGACCGAGCCGCGCACCATGATCTTCTTCGAGGCGCCGCACCGGCTCGAGGAGACGCTCGCCGCGATGGCGCAGCAGTGGGGGGACGAGCGTCCTGCCGCGGTGTCCCGTGAGCTCACCAAGACATACGAGGAGACACGCCGCGGGTCCCTCGCGGAGCTCGTGGCGTGGGCGAGCGCCGACGCACCGCGCGGCGAGATCGTGATCACGGTGGCCGGGCGACCGGCACGCGCCGCGTCGATGGACGAGCTGGTCGCCGAGGCGCTCGTGCGAGTCGCCGCCGGCGAGCGTGCGAAGGACGCGGTCGCGGACCTTGCCTCCACCGGTGGCGTGCCCCGCCGGGAGCTCTATGCGGCCGTGCTCGCGGCGCGAGCCGAGGACGCCCGTGGGACGTGA
- a CDS encoding dolichyl-phosphate-mannose--protein mannosyltransferase — MILETLWRWRVALMATGVGLLAAMMRFLGLGFPTDLVFDEVFYARGAYSLVTLGFEGDWGGDNQDFANGDYSQLSPAGDYVVHPLIGKLLIGVGIELFGPTPFGWRFMGALLGTATVVIVALVARHLLHSTLWGAVAGVLLAIDGVHVVLSRAALLDIYLTFFVVVGFALLVVDRSRTRQRLAARADAARAERGQAPGSLLAGAGPRTGIRWWRLAAIVALSLSVGVKWSGLWFMAAFLVMSVVSDMVDRREAGVERWFVGGFIRAVPAFLVTVTVLPAVYLASWLPWFRAEESYGRRWAEEHPGEGVTWLPDSLRSLVQYHHQMWDFHRTLDSPHNYESNPFLWLLQWRPTAFHFDDAPDAACGAERCVTAIHAIGHPMIWWAGVLVLLYALWRVVRRRDMLAATLAVGVLAGWLPWLPYAHRTIFGFYTVSIAPFMVLLLVWGLARVARPERLGGEWSRRGSLLVGAFVAAALLMAGFFTPIWTGVPIPFEYWQLHMWLPSWV, encoded by the coding sequence GTGATTCTCGAGACCCTGTGGCGCTGGCGCGTCGCGCTCATGGCCACAGGCGTGGGCCTGCTGGCCGCCATGATGCGATTCCTCGGCCTGGGCTTCCCCACCGATCTGGTGTTCGACGAGGTGTTCTACGCCCGCGGCGCGTACTCCCTGGTGACCCTGGGGTTCGAGGGCGATTGGGGTGGCGACAACCAGGACTTCGCCAACGGCGACTATTCGCAGCTGTCGCCCGCGGGCGACTACGTGGTGCACCCACTGATCGGCAAGCTCCTGATCGGGGTCGGGATCGAGCTGTTCGGGCCGACTCCCTTCGGGTGGCGGTTCATGGGCGCGCTGCTCGGAACTGCGACGGTGGTCATCGTGGCGCTGGTGGCGCGGCACCTCCTGCACTCGACCCTGTGGGGCGCGGTCGCGGGCGTGCTGCTGGCCATCGATGGCGTCCACGTGGTGCTGTCGCGAGCCGCGCTGCTCGACATTTACCTCACGTTCTTCGTGGTGGTCGGCTTCGCACTGCTGGTCGTGGACCGCAGCCGCACCCGACAACGCCTCGCGGCGAGAGCCGATGCGGCACGAGCCGAGCGGGGCCAGGCACCAGGAAGCCTGCTCGCCGGTGCGGGACCACGCACGGGAATCCGGTGGTGGCGGCTCGCCGCGATCGTGGCGCTGTCGCTGTCGGTGGGCGTCAAGTGGTCGGGCCTGTGGTTCATGGCGGCCTTCCTGGTGATGTCCGTGGTGAGCGACATGGTGGACCGGCGCGAGGCAGGCGTCGAGCGCTGGTTCGTGGGTGGCTTCATCCGCGCCGTCCCCGCCTTCCTGGTGACGGTGACGGTGCTGCCTGCGGTCTACCTGGCCTCCTGGCTGCCCTGGTTCCGTGCGGAGGAGTCCTACGGGCGCCGGTGGGCGGAGGAGCACCCGGGGGAAGGCGTCACCTGGCTGCCGGACTCGCTCCGGTCCCTCGTGCAGTACCACCACCAGATGTGGGACTTCCACCGCACCCTCGACTCCCCGCACAACTACGAGTCGAACCCCTTCCTGTGGCTGCTCCAGTGGCGTCCCACGGCGTTTCACTTCGACGATGCTCCTGACGCCGCCTGCGGTGCCGAGCGGTGCGTGACCGCCATCCACGCGATCGGGCACCCGATGATCTGGTGGGCGGGCGTCCTCGTCCTGCTGTACGCGCTGTGGCGAGTCGTGCGCCGCCGCGACATGCTCGCCGCGACGCTTGCCGTCGGCGTGCTCGCCGGATGGCTGCCGTGGCTGCCCTACGCGCACCGCACCATCTTCGGGTTCTACACCGTGTCGATCGCGCCGTTCATGGTGCTGCTGCTGGTGTGGGGGCTTGCGCGCGTGGCACGGCCGGAACGGCTGGGCGGGGAGTGGTCACGGCGCGGCTCGCTGCTGGTGGGCGCGTTCGTCGCGGCCGCTCTCCTCATGGCCGGCTTCTTCACGCCCATCTGGACGGGCGTGCCCATCCCGTTCGAGTACTGGCAGCTCCACATGTGGCTGCCCAGCTGGGTGTGA
- a CDS encoding FKBP-type peptidyl-prolyl cis-trans isomerase — protein sequence MKKHLPIAAVAAATLVLAGCASGTDDEASASPSPTDGAGGTETTEFGNAQDVAMLDEITWEEDGDGIPTLTVETPSTISGTATRIVEDGDGAAVESGQVVTVDYTITSGTDGSQLFSTYESDAPESLLVSETSLEPALYNALAGSSVGSDVIFATIDQTATDTPNAAIYMAMTITDVIDPLDRAEGEAVDPAEGLPTVTLDEAGVPSVEVGDAEMPTELEVQQLIEGPADGEVVELGDTVIAHYTGWIWDGEQFDSSWDRGEPTLFAFQEGQLIEGWTQGLAGQTVGSQVLLVIPPELGYGEQESEAIPADSTLVFVVDILAVA from the coding sequence GTGAAGAAGCACCTGCCCATCGCCGCCGTCGCAGCGGCCACGCTCGTCCTGGCGGGCTGCGCCTCCGGGACTGACGACGAGGCGAGCGCGTCTCCCAGCCCCACTGACGGGGCCGGCGGCACCGAGACCACCGAGTTCGGGAACGCCCAGGACGTCGCGATGCTCGACGAGATCACGTGGGAGGAAGACGGTGACGGCATCCCGACCCTGACGGTCGAGACCCCCAGCACGATCTCCGGCACCGCGACCCGCATCGTCGAGGACGGCGACGGCGCCGCCGTCGAGTCCGGCCAGGTCGTGACCGTCGACTACACCATCACCTCCGGCACCGATGGCTCTCAGCTGTTCTCGACCTACGAGTCCGACGCACCTGAGTCCCTGCTCGTCTCGGAGACGTCCCTGGAGCCCGCGCTGTACAACGCGCTGGCTGGATCGTCGGTCGGCTCGGACGTCATCTTCGCCACGATCGACCAGACCGCCACGGACACTCCGAACGCGGCGATCTATATGGCGATGACCATCACGGATGTGATCGATCCTCTCGACCGCGCCGAGGGCGAGGCTGTGGACCCCGCCGAGGGCCTTCCGACCGTCACGCTCGACGAGGCGGGCGTGCCGTCCGTCGAGGTCGGCGACGCCGAGATGCCCACCGAGCTGGAGGTCCAGCAGCTCATCGAGGGGCCGGCCGATGGCGAGGTCGTCGAGCTCGGGGACACCGTCATCGCGCACTACACCGGATGGATCTGGGACGGCGAGCAGTTCGACTCGTCCTGGGACCGCGGCGAGCCCACGCTGTTCGCGTTCCAGGAGGGCCAGCTCATCGAGGGCTGGACCCAGGGCCTCGCGGGCCAGACCGTCGGCAGCCAGGTACTGCTGGTGATCCCGCCGGAGCTCGGCTACGGAGAGCAGGAGTCCGAGGCGATTCCCGCCGACTCCACGCTCGTGTTCGTGGTCGACATCCTCGCGGTGGCGTAG
- a CDS encoding Lrp/AsnC family transcriptional regulator produces MAIDDLDRSILALLRDDARASYAEMGDRVGLSPSAVKRRMDRMIADDVIQGFTVLIDPEIDGRSTEAYVELFCRGTVAPHELRRVLSGIPDVDEAFTVTGSADAIVRIRARNPPHLEVALEKVRLAPQVDSTRSAIVLSRLFGPRGVD; encoded by the coding sequence ATGGCCATCGATGACCTCGACAGGAGCATCCTCGCACTTCTGAGGGACGATGCTCGGGCCAGTTATGCGGAGATGGGCGACCGGGTGGGGCTGTCGCCTTCCGCGGTGAAGCGCCGCATGGATCGGATGATCGCCGACGATGTGATCCAGGGCTTCACGGTGCTCATCGACCCCGAGATCGACGGTCGCTCGACAGAGGCCTATGTGGAGCTGTTCTGCCGCGGCACGGTGGCTCCGCATGAACTGCGACGAGTCCTCAGCGGGATCCCCGACGTCGACGAGGCGTTCACGGTCACGGGCAGCGCCGACGCGATCGTCCGCATCCGCGCGCGCAATCCTCCTCACCTCGAGGTGGCACTCGAGAAGGTGCGCCTCGCCCCCCAGGTGGATTCGACGCGTTCCGCGATCGTGCTGTCCCGCCTGTTCGGGCCTCGCGGCGTGGATTGA
- a CDS encoding ornithine cyclodeaminase, whose amino-acid sequence MVQFVGVPQMRAWVSEAGPERIIAGLTEAVEQDLLHWRRFDKIPRVASHSPVGVIELMPTSDGSLYAFKYVNGHPSNPSRGLQTVTAFGMLADVATGYPLLISEMTVLTALRTAATSAVAARALARPDSRVHALIGAGSQSEFQAIAVRAALGIDTVRVWDTDPAALAKFERNARALGFDVHLASSAADALAGADIVTTCTADKSNAHVLEASMVAPGTHINAIGGDCPGKTELDPEILRRAAVIAVEFEPQTRIEGEIQQLSPNHPVSALWDVLAGAAAGRTADADITVFDSVGFAMEDFSALRYLRDSVAGTHWVEEIDIVAEPEDPKDLFSLAVAPILTH is encoded by the coding sequence ATGGTGCAGTTCGTAGGGGTTCCGCAGATGCGGGCGTGGGTATCCGAGGCGGGACCGGAGCGGATCATCGCCGGGCTGACCGAGGCGGTCGAGCAGGACCTGCTGCATTGGCGTCGGTTCGACAAGATCCCCAGGGTCGCCTCCCACTCCCCCGTGGGCGTCATCGAGCTCATGCCGACGTCCGACGGCTCCCTCTACGCGTTCAAGTACGTCAACGGGCACCCGTCCAACCCGTCGCGAGGCCTGCAGACCGTGACCGCTTTCGGGATGCTTGCGGACGTCGCGACGGGATACCCGCTGCTGATCTCCGAGATGACGGTGCTGACGGCCCTGCGCACGGCGGCCACTTCCGCCGTCGCGGCCCGCGCTCTGGCGCGACCGGACTCCCGAGTGCACGCACTGATCGGAGCCGGCAGCCAGTCGGAGTTCCAGGCGATCGCGGTCCGTGCCGCGCTGGGCATCGACACGGTGCGCGTGTGGGACACCGACCCGGCGGCACTCGCGAAGTTCGAGCGCAATGCCCGCGCCCTGGGCTTCGACGTTCACCTGGCGTCGTCGGCGGCGGACGCCCTCGCAGGAGCCGACATCGTCACCACGTGCACGGCCGACAAGTCGAACGCCCACGTGCTTGAGGCCTCCATGGTCGCGCCCGGCACCCACATCAACGCGATCGGCGGCGACTGCCCCGGCAAGACCGAGCTCGACCCTGAGATCCTGCGCCGCGCCGCGGTGATCGCCGTCGAGTTCGAGCCGCAGACGCGCATCGAGGGCGAGATTCAGCAGCTGTCGCCGAACCACCCGGTCTCGGCCCTGTGGGACGTGCTCGCAGGGGCTGCCGCAGGCCGTACCGCCGATGCGGACATCACGGTGTTCGACTCGGTGGGCTTCGCGATGGAGGACTTCTCAGCGCTGCGGTACCTGCGCGATTCCGTCGCCGGCACGCACTGGGTCGAGGAGATCGACATCGTGGCCGAGCCGGAGGACCCCAAGGACCTCTTCTCGCTCGCCGTCGCGCCGATCCTCACGCACTGA
- a CDS encoding lysylphosphatidylglycerol synthase domain-containing protein has product MTGDMDADSAPMADRASSTPGRPRRPAVTVVKALFYAAIVVAFGWFVWAIDWAELDGISLGWGWIAAATALALAFRYLGVVVWRVVLSRLGARQLPPMRVLSDIYARAWLARYIPGTVPWIASKIYLAAEQGISKSRLAVSTLVEAAAQVVAVGTVSLALLALDPRIGEVSSALRLVVALCAIAGFVAMTPPVFNRLLALGFRLLRRGTPSPVGWPVVRDSLALYGGGALLSGLAYALLMRSVVPEVGAADLMFLVGAFGFAGVVGILTPLVPSGLGTRDATQLVLLLIVLPAPTAALVVLLSRVWSAAVDLLFWGIAALAARTGRPTPPAATPQN; this is encoded by the coding sequence ATGACCGGGGACATGGACGCCGACTCGGCGCCGATGGCCGACCGCGCGTCGAGCACCCCCGGTCGTCCTCGACGCCCGGCGGTCACCGTGGTCAAGGCGCTGTTCTACGCAGCGATCGTCGTGGCGTTCGGGTGGTTCGTGTGGGCCATCGACTGGGCGGAACTGGACGGCATCAGCCTCGGCTGGGGCTGGATCGCCGCGGCGACCGCGCTCGCGCTCGCGTTCCGTTACCTCGGCGTGGTCGTGTGGCGGGTGGTGCTGTCGCGTCTGGGCGCTCGCCAGCTGCCGCCGATGCGGGTGCTCTCCGACATCTATGCGCGGGCGTGGCTCGCCCGCTACATCCCTGGCACGGTGCCGTGGATCGCGAGCAAGATCTATCTCGCGGCGGAGCAGGGCATCTCGAAGTCGCGACTGGCGGTGTCGACGCTCGTGGAGGCCGCGGCGCAGGTGGTCGCGGTCGGGACGGTGTCGCTCGCGCTGCTCGCTCTCGACCCGCGCATCGGCGAGGTCTCCTCCGCGCTCCGGCTGGTCGTCGCACTGTGCGCGATCGCCGGGTTCGTCGCGATGACGCCTCCGGTGTTCAACCGTCTGCTCGCGCTCGGCTTCCGCCTGCTGCGTCGCGGCACGCCGTCCCCCGTGGGGTGGCCAGTCGTGCGCGATTCTCTGGCACTGTATGGCGGCGGCGCCCTGCTCTCCGGACTCGCGTACGCGCTGCTGATGCGTTCGGTCGTCCCCGAGGTGGGCGCGGCGGACCTGATGTTCCTCGTGGGCGCGTTCGGGTTCGCCGGAGTGGTCGGCATCCTCACGCCGCTGGTGCCCAGCGGACTGGGAACCAGGGACGCCACGCAGCTGGTGCTCCTGCTGATCGTGCTGCCTGCGCCCACGGCAGCTCTCGTGGTGCTGCTGAGCCGGGTGTGGTCGGCTGCGGTGGACCTGCTGTTCTGGGGGATCGCGGCGCTGGCGGCGCGAACCGGCCGGCCCACGCCGCCAGCGGCGACCCCTCAGAACTGA
- a CDS encoding polysaccharide pyruvyl transferase family protein — protein sequence MNVLVVNSDLAANRGDRAIAAGLVALVRALEPGARITLISQHADRDRDWYGVDVLPQNIHSLNPLDLLRLMRAARRADVVLWGGGELLKDYTNRLGVWYWAVKMRCVSAANPRVVGTFQGIGRTRARSSRRLIARTVSRTRTFLTRDAQSRELLESWGVRPGIVTASYDCAVYAADARPESASDVPFERFAVVAPRQWFHYREGGWLPHRWRRGQGPSAQSRSLATTVVSMVDALVESHGAVVLAPMHMGEDPAYARELRDRAARPDRVHVLDGDELGPEALRSVIARADVMVALRLHAGIVATSVGVPTVTYYYVDKGRLYAEQLGAQEYTRPIERLLEPDALADLTAMVAAVEADGEQRARTHERIGAMREHLRDDLAAALAAARS from the coding sequence GTGAACGTGCTGGTCGTGAACTCGGACCTGGCGGCGAACCGCGGGGACCGCGCGATCGCCGCCGGCCTGGTCGCGCTCGTGCGCGCACTCGAACCCGGCGCCCGCATCACTCTGATCTCCCAGCACGCGGACCGCGACCGCGACTGGTACGGCGTCGACGTGCTGCCGCAGAACATCCACTCGTTGAACCCCCTCGACCTGCTGCGCCTGATGAGGGCTGCACGCCGAGCGGACGTCGTGCTCTGGGGCGGCGGCGAGCTGCTGAAGGACTACACGAACCGTCTGGGCGTCTGGTACTGGGCCGTGAAGATGCGCTGCGTGAGCGCCGCCAACCCGCGCGTCGTCGGCACCTTTCAGGGCATCGGGCGCACGCGAGCGCGCTCCAGCCGTCGCCTGATCGCCCGCACCGTGTCCCGCACTCGCACGTTCCTGACCCGCGACGCGCAGTCGCGGGAGCTGCTCGAGTCCTGGGGAGTGCGGCCCGGCATCGTGACGGCGAGCTACGACTGCGCCGTCTATGCGGCCGATGCGCGGCCGGAGTCGGCGAGCGACGTCCCCTTCGAGCGCTTCGCGGTGGTCGCGCCCCGGCAGTGGTTCCACTACCGCGAGGGCGGGTGGCTGCCTCACCGGTGGCGCAGGGGACAAGGGCCGTCGGCGCAGTCTCGGTCGCTCGCGACCACCGTGGTGAGCATGGTCGACGCACTGGTGGAATCGCACGGCGCCGTGGTGCTGGCCCCCATGCACATGGGCGAGGACCCCGCCTATGCGCGCGAGCTGCGGGACCGGGCGGCGAGACCCGACCGGGTCCATGTGCTCGATGGCGACGAGCTGGGTCCGGAGGCGCTGCGGTCGGTGATCGCGCGAGCCGACGTGATGGTCGCCCTGCGCCTGCACGCCGGGATCGTCGCCACCTCCGTGGGCGTTCCCACGGTGACGTACTACTACGTGGACAAGGGCCGCCTGTACGCCGAGCAGCTGGGCGCGCAGGAGTACACGCGCCCCATCGAACGACTGCTCGAGCCCGATGCGCTCGCCGACCTCACGGCCATGGTCGCCGCGGTCGAGGCGGACGGCGAGCAGCGCGCCCGCACCCATGAGCGCATCGGCGCCATGCGAGAGCACCTGCGTGACGACCTTGCGGCGGCGCTCGCGGCGGCGAGGTCATGA